A part of Flavobacteriaceae bacterium GSB9 genomic DNA contains:
- a CDS encoding zinc metallopeptidase: MFGYYILLGGIALVSWIVSSTLKRKFEKYSKVQLRNGMSGAEIAEKMLADHGIYDVEVISTPGRLTDHYNPKNKTVNLSEAVYNQRNAAAAAVAAHECGHAVQHAQAYDWLKMRSALVPVVSVTSGMSQWLVIGGLILGAAAGVGMGYWVAVAGLAMMGFATLFSFITLPVEYDASNRALAWLKNKNMVSQQEYAGSEDALKWAARTYLVAAIGALANLVYWGFQIFGGRD; this comes from the coding sequence ATGTTTGGATATTATATATTATTGGGAGGAATCGCCTTGGTGAGTTGGATTGTTAGCAGCACGCTAAAGCGGAAGTTCGAAAAATACTCAAAAGTTCAATTGCGCAACGGCATGAGTGGTGCCGAAATAGCCGAAAAAATGTTGGCCGACCACGGTATTTATGATGTTGAGGTTATTTCAACGCCAGGTCGATTAACAGACCATTATAACCCGAAAAATAAAACGGTTAATTTGAGCGAGGCGGTTTACAATCAGCGTAATGCCGCTGCAGCCGCAGTTGCGGCTCACGAATGTGGTCATGCCGTACAACACGCCCAAGCTTACGATTGGTTAAAAATGCGTTCGGCATTAGTACCTGTGGTTAGTGTAACCTCTGGTATGTCGCAGTGGTTGGTTATAGGTGGTCTAATTTTAGGTGCCGCTGCCGGAGTTGGTATGGGGTATTGGGTAGCCGTTGCTGGTTTGGCGATGATGGGTTTTGCAACATTATTCAGTTTTATTACACTTCCGGTGGAATACGATGCCAGTAACCGCGCTTTAGCTTGGTTGAAAAATAAAAATATGGTATCACAGCAAGAATATGCGGGTTCTGAAGATGCACTAAAATGGGCGGCTAGAACCTATTTAGTGGCCGCCATAGGTGCTTTGGCAAACCTTGTGTATTGGGGTTTTCAAATTTTTGGAGGAAGAGATTAA